A part of Desulfotomaculum nigrificans DSM 574 genomic DNA contains:
- the rpoC gene encoding DNA-directed RNA polymerase subunit beta' has translation MLELNNFDSIRIGLASPDKIRQWSSGEVKKPETINYRTLKPERDGLFCERIFGPTRDWECHCGKYKRVRYKGVVCDRCGVEVTRSKVRRERLGHIELAAPVSHIWYFKGIPSRMGLLLDMSPRALEKVLYFVSYIVIEPGDTPLLKKQLLTETEYREYKDKFGNSFKAAMGAEAIKKLLEEIDLDELARELRQELKDVSGQRKIRAIRRLEVVEAFRKSGNRPEWMILDVVPVIPPELRPMVQLDGGRFATSDLNDLYRRVINRNNRLKRLLDLGAPDIIVRNEKRMLQEAVDALIDNGRRGRPVTGPGNRPLKSLSDMLKGKQGRFRQNLLGKRVDYSGRSVIVVGPKLKMHQCGLPKEMALELFKPFVMKKLVNDGYAHNIKSAKRMVERVRPEVWDVLEEVIKEHPVLLNRAPTLHRLGIQAFEPVLVEGRAIKIHPMVCTAYNADFDGDQMAVHVPLSAEAQAEARLLMLAANNILNPKDGKPVASPTQDMVLGCYYLTIERDGDLGEGSVFKDEDEAILAYYNKAVSLHAKVQVRINGKRIDTTVGRVIFNQVIPKELGYINTVCDKKQLSKIVNDCYRKLGNASTAELLDGIKELGYRFSTQAGITIGVADITIPKEKKEILAQADEQVNKIETQFRRGLITEDERYRKVIAVWNDATDKVTKALMGALDKFNNVYMMATSGARGNIQQIRQLAGMRGLMADPSGRIIDLPIKANFREGLTVLEYFISTHGARKGLADTALRTADSGYLTRRLVDVAQDVIVREEDCGTTEGIEVTEVRDGTEIIEKLADRLDGRVPMEPVVHPETGEVIISQEQVDRREMISSEQAQAIMDAGIKKVKIRSVITCKTRYGVCKHCYGRNLATGGPVDIGEAVGIIAAQSIGEPGTQLTMRTFHTGGVAGDDITQGLPRVEELFEARRPKGQAIVAEEDGVVAIREVKGRREIEITKDNGEKNVYSVPYGARLKVNDGDRVEAGDELTEGSVNPHDLLKIKGPAGVQIYLLQEVQRVYRLQGVEINDKHIEVMIRQMLRKVKVEDAGDTDLLPGALHDVFEFEEENRKVIERGGQPAVAKPVLLGITKASLATDSFLSAASFQETTRVLTEAAIKGKLDPLVGLKENVIIGKLVPAGTGMSRYRNIEVVTEDQAKQEDDSDILLPTGEGQYDLK, from the coding sequence TTGTTAGAATTAAACAATTTTGACAGTATCCGTATCGGCTTGGCTTCACCGGACAAAATCCGGCAGTGGTCCAGTGGAGAGGTAAAGAAACCAGAAACTATTAACTACCGAACATTAAAGCCGGAACGGGACGGACTGTTCTGTGAGCGAATTTTTGGTCCCACCAGGGACTGGGAATGTCATTGCGGGAAATACAAACGTGTACGTTATAAAGGTGTTGTTTGTGACCGTTGCGGCGTAGAAGTAACCAGATCCAAGGTCCGCCGGGAGAGGCTGGGCCATATTGAATTGGCTGCTCCCGTATCTCACATTTGGTATTTTAAGGGTATTCCCAGCCGCATGGGTTTGTTGCTGGATATGTCTCCGCGGGCCCTGGAAAAGGTATTATACTTTGTATCCTATATTGTCATAGAACCCGGTGATACCCCGCTGCTGAAAAAACAACTGCTGACCGAAACCGAGTACCGGGAGTACAAGGATAAGTTTGGTAACTCCTTTAAGGCTGCCATGGGTGCCGAAGCCATTAAAAAATTACTGGAAGAAATTGACCTGGATGAATTGGCCAGGGAACTCCGCCAGGAGTTAAAGGATGTTTCCGGCCAGCGGAAAATTCGGGCCATTCGCCGGTTAGAAGTGGTGGAAGCATTCAGGAAATCAGGCAACCGCCCGGAATGGATGATTTTAGATGTGGTGCCGGTTATCCCGCCGGAACTAAGACCGATGGTACAACTGGACGGCGGACGTTTTGCTACCTCTGATTTGAATGACCTGTACCGCCGGGTAATTAACCGTAATAACCGTTTAAAGCGCTTATTAGATCTAGGAGCCCCGGATATTATTGTACGTAACGAAAAACGTATGCTCCAGGAAGCGGTGGATGCCTTAATTGATAACGGCCGCCGTGGTCGACCGGTAACCGGCCCTGGCAACCGGCCGTTAAAATCCCTGTCAGACATGCTTAAAGGTAAGCAAGGACGTTTCCGCCAAAACCTGCTGGGTAAGCGGGTGGATTACTCCGGTCGTTCCGTTATCGTGGTTGGGCCTAAGCTCAAAATGCACCAGTGTGGTTTGCCCAAGGAAATGGCCCTGGAACTGTTCAAACCCTTTGTGATGAAGAAACTGGTCAACGACGGGTATGCCCACAACATTAAAAGTGCCAAGCGGATGGTAGAAAGGGTGCGGCCCGAGGTCTGGGATGTTTTGGAGGAAGTGATTAAAGAACACCCGGTTCTGTTAAACCGCGCCCCAACCCTGCACCGTTTGGGCATTCAAGCCTTTGAGCCGGTATTGGTGGAAGGCCGGGCTATTAAAATTCACCCGATGGTATGTACAGCTTACAATGCTGACTTCGACGGGGACCAAATGGCTGTACACGTTCCCCTTTCGGCCGAGGCTCAGGCCGAAGCCAGGCTATTAATGCTGGCCGCCAATAACATCCTGAACCCCAAAGACGGTAAACCGGTGGCCAGTCCCACCCAGGACATGGTTTTGGGATGTTACTATCTGACCATCGAAAGAGATGGTGACCTGGGCGAAGGTAGTGTCTTTAAAGATGAAGATGAAGCTATCCTGGCCTACTACAATAAAGCAGTTTCCCTGCATGCCAAGGTACAAGTCCGAATTAACGGCAAAAGAATAGATACCACGGTGGGTCGGGTTATCTTTAACCAGGTTATTCCCAAGGAACTGGGATATATCAACACAGTTTGTGATAAAAAACAACTTAGTAAAATTGTTAACGACTGCTATCGTAAACTAGGCAACGCCAGTACCGCTGAATTACTGGATGGGATTAAAGAATTGGGTTATCGGTTCTCTACCCAGGCCGGTATTACCATTGGTGTGGCCGATATTACCATTCCTAAAGAAAAGAAAGAAATTCTGGCGCAGGCCGATGAGCAGGTTAATAAGATTGAGACCCAATTCCGGCGTGGTCTGATCACCGAGGATGAGCGTTACCGCAAGGTGATCGCGGTTTGGAATGATGCTACAGATAAAGTTACCAAGGCCCTAATGGGCGCCCTGGATAAATTTAACAACGTGTACATGATGGCCACCTCCGGTGCCCGTGGTAACATTCAGCAGATTCGTCAGCTGGCCGGTATGCGGGGCCTGATGGCTGACCCCTCCGGTAGGATCATCGACCTTCCCATTAAAGCTAACTTCCGGGAAGGCCTCACCGTATTGGAGTACTTCATTTCCACCCACGGTGCCCGCAAAGGTTTGGCTGATACCGCCTTGCGTACCGCTGACTCCGGTTACCTGACCCGCCGCCTGGTGGATGTAGCACAGGATGTAATTGTCAGAGAAGAAGATTGTGGTACCACCGAAGGTATTGAGGTTACTGAAGTTAGAGACGGTACCGAAATCATTGAAAAATTAGCCGACCGTTTGGATGGCCGGGTACCCATGGAACCGGTGGTACACCCGGAAACCGGGGAAGTAATTATCTCTCAGGAGCAGGTTGATCGCCGCGAGATGATCAGCTCCGAACAGGCCCAGGCCATCATGGATGCCGGTATTAAAAAGGTTAAGATTCGTTCCGTAATTACCTGCAAAACCCGTTATGGTGTATGCAAACACTGTTACGGACGGAACCTGGCCACCGGCGGACCGGTGGACATTGGTGAGGCTGTAGGTATTATTGCGGCCCAGTCCATTGGTGAGCCTGGTACCCAGTTAACCATGCGTACCTTCCACACCGGTGGGGTGGCCGGTGATGATATTACCCAGGGTCTACCGCGGGTGGAAGAACTTTTTGAAGCCCGGAGACCCAAAGGTCAGGCCATTGTGGCTGAGGAAGACGGGGTTGTAGCAATCAGAGAAGTTAAAGGTCGCCGAGAAATTGAGATAACCAAAGACAATGGTGAAAAGAATGTGTACTCGGTTCCTTATGGTGCCAGACTCAAGGTTAATGACGGGGATCGAGTGGAAGCTGGCGATGAGCTGACCGAGGGCTCGGTTAATCCCCACGACTTGTTGAAAATTAAAGGTCCTGCCGGTGTACAAATCTACCTGCTGCAAGAGGTGCAAAGGGTATATCGCCTGCAGGGTGTAGAAATTAACGACAAGCACATTGAGGTCATGATTCGCCAGATGCTGCGCAAAGTGAAGGTAGAAGATGCCGGAGACACTGATTTGCTGCCGGGTGCTCTGCATGACGTCTTTGAATTTGAAGAAGAAAATCGCAAAGTTATAGAGCGAGGCGGCCAGCCGGCGGTAGCGAAACCGGTGCTGCTGGGTATTACTAAGGCCTCCCTGGCCACTGACTCCTTCTTGTCCGCGGCCTCATTCCAAGAGACCACCAGGGTGCTGACCGAAGCAGCCATCAAGGGTAAACTTGACCCGCTGGTGGGTCTAAAGGAAAACGTCATCATCGGTAAATTGGTACCGGCCGGCACAGGAATGTCCCGGTACCGGAATATCGAGGTAGTAACTGAAGACCAGGCAAAACAAGAAGATGATTCCGACATTCTGTTGCCCACCGGTGAAGGACAATACGATCTAAAGTAG
- a CDS encoding L7Ae/L30e/S12e/Gadd45 family ribosomal protein, with the protein MSLERLSSARKKTVGAKQTLKAVEKSQAQVVFYAADAEARVVDPILRLCTTKNIPTVKVDTMKELGKACRIEVGCAVASITED; encoded by the coding sequence ATGTCCTTGGAGCGATTATCATCTGCACGTAAGAAAACAGTAGGGGCTAAACAAACTTTGAAAGCAGTAGAAAAGTCCCAGGCACAAGTGGTGTTTTACGCTGCTGATGCCGAAGCTCGCGTGGTAGATCCCATTCTTCGCCTTTGTACGACTAAAAATATACCAACTGTTAAAGTGGATACCATGAAAGAGTTGGGCAAAGCCTGTCGCATAGAAGTGGGCTGCGCCGTGGCATCTATTACCGAAGATTAG
- the rpsL gene encoding 30S ribosomal protein S12 — MPTINQLIRKGREEVVYKSTAPALKECPQKRGVCTRVYTTTPKKPNSALRKVARVRLTNGIEVTSYIPGIGHNLQEHSVVLVRGGRVKDLPGVRYHIVRGALDSAGVQNRNRGRSKYGTKRPKK; from the coding sequence ATGCCTACTATTAACCAACTTATCCGTAAGGGTCGTGAGGAGGTAGTTTATAAATCCACTGCTCCTGCCCTGAAGGAATGCCCGCAAAAACGTGGCGTTTGCACCAGGGTTTACACCACCACCCCGAAAAAGCCTAACTCTGCCCTGCGTAAGGTGGCTCGTGTCCGTTTAACCAACGGCATTGAGGTAACTTCTTATATCCCTGGCATTGGCCACAACCTGCAGGAACACTCTGTGGTGCTGGTGCGTGGTGGCCGTGTTAAGGATCTGCCTGGCGTACGTTATCACATTGTTCGTGGCGCCTTGGATTCCGCAGGTGTACAAAACCGGAACCGTGGTCGTTCCAAATACGGTACCAAGCGTCCTAAAAAATAA
- the rpsG gene encoding 30S ribosomal protein S7, protein MPRRGAVPKREVLADPVYGSKVVTKLINQVMLDGKRSLAERIVYDAFDMIQEKTGKNPLEVFDAAMKNVMPILEVKARRVGGANYQVPVEVRAERRQTLGIRWLVMFSRKRAGKSMAEKLAAEIMDAANNVGATVKKREDTHKMAEANKAFAHYRW, encoded by the coding sequence ATGCCGAGAAGAGGTGCAGTCCCCAAACGGGAAGTGCTTGCCGATCCTGTGTATGGCAGCAAGGTGGTAACCAAGCTCATTAACCAGGTTATGCTGGATGGCAAACGCAGCCTGGCTGAAAGAATAGTATATGACGCATTTGACATGATTCAAGAGAAAACCGGTAAAAATCCGTTAGAAGTATTTGATGCAGCTATGAAAAACGTTATGCCCATCCTGGAAGTTAAGGCTCGCCGGGTTGGTGGTGCCAACTATCAAGTGCCGGTGGAAGTTCGTGCAGAACGTCGGCAAACCCTGGGTATCCGGTGGTTAGTGATGTTTAGCCGCAAACGTGCCGGAAAGTCCATGGCTGAGAAACTGGCAGCTGAAATAATGGATGCTGCCAACAATGTCGGAGCAACAGTTAAAAAACGCGAAGATACTCATAAAATGGCGGAGGCCAACAAGGCATTTGCTCATTACAGGTGGTAA
- the fusA gene encoding elongation factor G has product MARQFPLERTRNIGIMAHIDAGKTTTTERILFYTGKVHKIGEVHDGAATMDWMVQEQERGITITSAATTAQWNNHRINIIDTPGHVDFTVEVERSLRVLDGAVAVFCSVGGVEPQSETVWRQADKYGVPRIAYINKMDRVGADFFNGLNMIRERLGANPVAIQLPIGSEDQFRGIVDLVTNKAIFYVDDLGTKSEVTEVPAEMADQVAEYREKLIEAVAESDEELMMKYLEGEELTEEEIKLGIRKATLAVKMTPVLCGSSFKNKGVQPLLDAIVDYLPAPTDVPAIKGVNPDTGAEDQRISSDAEPFAALAFKIMADPYVGKLTFFRVYSGVLKAGSYVYNTTKGKRERIGRILQMHANHREEIPEVYAGDIAAAVGLKDTTTGDTLCDENHPIVLESMVFPEPVISVAIEPKTKNDQDKMGIALGKLAEEDPTFKVHTDHETGQTIISGMGELHLEIIVDRLMREFKVEANVGRPQVAYKETIRKAVKAEGKFVRQSGGKGQYGHVWIELEPLEPGGAGYEFVNKIVGGVVPKEYIPAVDAGIREAMENGILAGYPMVDIKATLYDGSYHEVDSSEMAFKIAGSMAFKNGAERANPVLLEPIFKVEVTVPEEYMGDVIGDLNSRRGRIEEMGTRGNARTVTAYVPLAEMFGYATDLRSKTQGRGTYSMQHDHYEEVPKNIAEGIIAKRNG; this is encoded by the coding sequence ATGGCCCGACAGTTTCCATTAGAAAGAACTCGCAACATAGGTATAATGGCCCATATTGATGCCGGAAAAACCACTACCACAGAGCGTATTTTATTCTACACCGGGAAAGTTCATAAGATTGGTGAAGTGCACGATGGCGCAGCCACCATGGACTGGATGGTACAGGAGCAAGAAAGGGGTATCACTATTACCTCTGCCGCAACAACCGCCCAGTGGAATAATCACCGTATAAATATTATAGACACACCCGGACACGTGGATTTTACAGTAGAAGTTGAACGCTCGCTAAGGGTGTTAGATGGCGCAGTGGCTGTGTTTTGTTCAGTGGGCGGGGTGGAACCCCAGTCTGAAACTGTCTGGAGACAGGCAGATAAATACGGCGTACCCAGAATTGCTTACATTAATAAAATGGACCGTGTGGGAGCCGACTTCTTTAACGGTCTGAATATGATTAGAGAGCGCCTGGGTGCTAACCCGGTCGCCATCCAACTGCCCATTGGTAGTGAAGACCAGTTCCGCGGTATTGTGGACCTGGTAACCAATAAGGCCATATTCTATGTGGATGACCTTGGTACCAAAAGTGAAGTAACCGAAGTGCCTGCTGAAATGGCCGACCAGGTTGCTGAGTATCGGGAGAAACTCATAGAAGCTGTGGCTGAAAGTGATGAAGAATTGATGATGAAGTATCTGGAGGGTGAGGAGCTAACCGAGGAAGAAATTAAGTTAGGCATCCGTAAAGCCACTCTGGCTGTAAAAATGACTCCGGTACTTTGTGGTTCTTCATTTAAAAACAAAGGTGTGCAGCCATTGTTGGATGCCATTGTCGACTACCTGCCGGCGCCCACCGATGTACCTGCCATTAAAGGGGTTAACCCTGATACGGGTGCTGAGGACCAAAGGATTTCCAGTGATGCTGAACCCTTTGCTGCATTAGCTTTCAAAATTATGGCTGACCCCTATGTGGGTAAATTAACCTTCTTCCGGGTTTACTCCGGCGTGCTCAAGGCCGGTTCCTATGTGTATAACACCACTAAGGGCAAGCGGGAACGGATTGGTCGTATTCTGCAAATGCACGCTAACCACAGAGAGGAAATCCCCGAAGTTTATGCCGGAGATATTGCCGCTGCAGTGGGCCTAAAAGACACCACTACCGGTGATACCCTGTGCGATGAAAATCACCCGATCGTTCTGGAGTCCATGGTATTCCCTGAGCCGGTAATTTCCGTGGCCATTGAGCCTAAGACTAAAAATGACCAAGATAAAATGGGCATTGCTTTAGGTAAACTGGCTGAGGAGGATCCCACCTTCAAAGTTCATACAGACCATGAAACCGGGCAAACCATTATTTCCGGTATGGGCGAATTACACCTGGAGATTATCGTGGATCGCCTAATGCGGGAATTTAAAGTGGAAGCCAACGTTGGTCGGCCTCAGGTGGCCTACAAAGAAACCATTCGTAAAGCTGTTAAGGCTGAGGGTAAATTTGTTCGGCAGTCCGGTGGTAAAGGTCAATACGGTCATGTATGGATTGAACTGGAACCCCTGGAGCCGGGTGGTGCTGGTTACGAGTTTGTCAACAAGATTGTTGGTGGTGTTGTTCCCAAGGAATACATTCCCGCTGTTGACGCTGGTATTAGAGAAGCTATGGAAAACGGTATTTTGGCCGGTTATCCGATGGTGGACATCAAAGCAACCTTGTATGACGGTTCTTACCACGAAGTAGACTCATCTGAAATGGCCTTTAAGATTGCTGGATCAATGGCATTTAAAAACGGTGCTGAAAGGGCTAACCCGGTTCTGCTGGAACCCATTTTTAAAGTAGAAGTAACGGTTCCGGAAGAATATATGGGTGACGTGATTGGCGACTTGAACAGCCGCCGGGGACGTATTGAAGAAATGGGTACCCGTGGTAATGCCAGAACAGTAACTGCCTATGTTCCTTTGGCTGAAATGTTTGGTTACGCTACAGACTTGCGTTCCAAAACTCAGGGTCGTGGTACCTACAGTATGCAGCACGACCACTACGAAGAAGTTCCTAAAAACATTGCCGAAGGTATTATTGCCAAACGAAACGGTTAA
- the tuf gene encoding elongation factor Tu, whose protein sequence is MAKAKFERTKPHVNIGTIGHVDHGKTTLTAAITVVLSTTGGATVKRYDEIDNAPEERERGITINTAHVEYETANRHYAHVDCPGHADYVKNMITGAAQMDGAILVVSAADGPMPQTREHILLSRQVGVPYIIVFLNKADMVDDPELLELVEMEVRELLSSYEFPGDDTPIVAGSALKALECGCGKRECEWCGKIWELMDNVDSYIPTPERAIDKPFLMPVEDVFSITGRGTVATGRVERGQVKVQDEVEIVGLADKPRKTVVTGVEMFRKLLDFAQAGDNIGTLLRGVDRKEIERGQVLAKPGSIHPHTKFDAEVYVLTKEEGGRHTPFFNGYRPQFYFRTTDVTGVIHLPEGVEMVMPGDNIKISIDLITPIAIEEGLRFAIREGGRTVGAGVVTGIRE, encoded by the coding sequence ATGGCTAAGGCTAAATTTGAACGTACTAAACCCCACGTAAACATTGGTACCATTGGTCACGTTGACCACGGTAAAACCACTTTGACCGCTGCTATTACCGTAGTTCTGTCCACCACCGGTGGTGCTACCGTTAAGCGTTATGATGAGATTGATAACGCTCCCGAAGAACGTGAGCGCGGTATTACCATTAACACCGCCCACGTAGAATACGAAACCGCCAACCGTCACTATGCTCACGTTGACTGCCCCGGACACGCTGACTATGTTAAAAACATGATCACCGGTGCTGCTCAAATGGATGGAGCCATTCTGGTTGTATCCGCTGCTGACGGCCCCATGCCGCAGACCCGTGAGCACATCCTGCTGTCCCGTCAGGTAGGTGTTCCTTACATCATCGTATTCCTGAACAAAGCAGATATGGTTGACGATCCTGAGCTGCTTGAACTGGTGGAAATGGAAGTTCGTGAACTGCTGAGCTCCTATGAATTCCCCGGCGATGACACCCCCATCGTAGCCGGTTCCGCTCTGAAAGCGCTGGAGTGCGGCTGCGGTAAGCGTGAGTGCGAATGGTGCGGTAAGATTTGGGAACTGATGGACAATGTAGACTCCTACATTCCTACTCCCGAGCGTGCCATAGATAAGCCGTTCCTGATGCCGGTAGAAGACGTATTCTCCATCACCGGTCGTGGTACCGTAGCCACCGGTCGTGTAGAACGCGGTCAAGTTAAAGTACAAGACGAAGTAGAGATCGTAGGTCTGGCTGACAAACCGCGTAAGACTGTAGTAACCGGTGTAGAAATGTTCCGTAAGCTGTTAGACTTTGCCCAAGCCGGTGACAACATCGGAACCCTGCTGCGCGGTGTAGACCGTAAAGAAATCGAGCGTGGTCAAGTACTGGCTAAGCCCGGCAGCATTCATCCGCACACCAAATTTGATGCTGAAGTATACGTACTGACCAAAGAAGAAGGAGGACGTCACACTCCGTTCTTTAACGGCTATCGTCCCCAATTCTACTTCCGTACCACCGACGTAACCGGTGTTATCCACCTGCCGGAAGGCGTAGAAATGGTTATGCCTGGTGACAACATTAAGATTTCCATCGACCTGATTACCCCCATCGCCATTGAGGAAGGCTTACGCTTTGCTATTCGTGAAGGTGGCCGTACCGTTGGCGCTGGTGTGGTAACCGGTATCCGCGAATAA
- the rpsJ gene encoding 30S ribosomal protein S10: MKSQKIRIRLKAFDHQMLDQSATKIVDTAKRTGAQVAGPVPLPTEKSIYTILRSPHVNKDSREQFEMRVHKRLIDILEPTPKTVDALMRLDLPAGVDIEIKL, encoded by the coding sequence ATGAAGAGCCAAAAGATAAGAATTAGGCTGAAAGCCTTTGATCATCAAATGCTCGACCAGTCTGCTACCAAAATTGTTGACACAGCTAAGCGGACTGGTGCTCAGGTGGCAGGTCCCGTTCCCCTGCCCACTGAAAAGAGCATCTACACCATTTTGCGTTCCCCACATGTTAACAAAGACTCCCGGGAACAGTTTGAAATGCGTGTACACAAGCGTTTAATCGATATCCTGGAGCCTACACCTAAGACTGTTGACGCTCTAATGCGCTTGGATCTGCCCGCCGGCGTGGATATTGAAATAAAACTGTAG